In Magnolia sinica isolate HGM2019 chromosome 12, MsV1, whole genome shotgun sequence, a single genomic region encodes these proteins:
- the LOC131220758 gene encoding single myb histone 6: protein MGAPKQKWTSEEESALKAGVVKHGAGKWRTILKDPEFSGILSLRSNVDLKDKWRNMSVTANGWGSREKARLALKRSQQIPRPDDNHMALSTVDGSLDEEIVDAKPLAISNETLQITGPKRSISRLDNLIMEAITNLKEPSGSNKTAIAIYIEDQYWTLPNFKRLLSAKLKALTASGKLIKVKRKYRIAPVSAFSEGRSSGMLLLEGRPRDSLRVEKEDFRLLTKFQIDAELAKMRTMTAQEAAAAAAQAVAEAEVAMAEAEEAAREAEAAEADAEAAQAFAEAAMMTLKSRNSSKLMVPG, encoded by the exons ATGGGTGCTCCCAAACAGAAATGGACGTCAGAGGAAGAATCTGCCCTCAAAGCTGGAGTGGTTAAGCATGGGGCAGGCAAATGGCGTACGATACTAAAAGACCCAGAGTTCAGTGGCATCTTGTCTTTGCGCTCAAACGTGGATCTCAAG GACAAGTGGCGGAACATGAGCGTGACAGCAAATGGGTGGGGATCTCGGGAGAAGGCTAGACTAGCTTTGAAAAGGAGCCAACAGATCCCTAGGCCTGACGATAACCATATGGCCCTTAGTACAGTGGATGGGAGCCTTGACGAAGAAATTGTGGATGCTAAGCCACTGGCAATCTCAAATGAGACATTGCAGATTACTGGCCCAAAGAGATCAATTTCAAG GCTTGACAATCTCATAATGGAAGCTATAACCAATTTGAAGGAGCCGAGCGGGTCTAACAAAACAGCAATTGCTATATATATAGAG GACCAGTACTGGACACTGCCGAATTTTAAGAGGCTCTTGTCTGCAAAATTGAAGGCTTTGACAGCAAGTGGGAAGTTGATTAAG GTAAAGCGCAAGTACCGGATTGCACCTGTTTCAGCCTTTTCAGAAGGGAGAAGCTCTGGGATGCTTCTCCTGGAGGGAAGGCCGAGGGATTCTCTCAGGGTAGAAAAGGAAGATTTCAGGCTTCTTACTAAATTTCAGATTGACGCAGAGCTAGCAAAGATGAGGACTATGACTGCACAGgaggcagcagctgctgctgctcaAGCAGTTGCGGAGGCAGAAGTTGCCATGGCAGAAGCAGAAGAAGCGGCGAGAGAAGCAGAGGCGGCAGAGGCTGATGCAGAAGCAGCACAAGCTTTTGCTGAAGCGGCAATGATGACGCTGAAAAGCAGAAACTCGTCGAAGCTG ATGGTTCCAGGTTGA